From a region of the Danio aesculapii chromosome 4, fDanAes4.1, whole genome shotgun sequence genome:
- the gpr22a gene encoding G-protein coupled receptor 22 gives MESMPSSPTHQHFGLLNKHLTRTGNTREGRMHTPPVLGFQAIMSNVTVLDNIEPLDFEMDLETPYPVSFQVSLTGFLMLEIVLGLSSNLTVLALYCMKSNLVSSVSNIVTMNLHVLDVLVCVGCIPLTIVVVLLPLEGNNALICCFHEACVSFASVATAANVLAITLDRYDISVRPANRVLTMGRAVALLGSIWALSFFSFLVPFIEEGFFSQAGNERNQTEAEEPSNEYYTELGLYYHLLAQIPIFFFTAVVMLVTYYKILQALNIRIGTRFHSAPKKKPRKKKTISMTSTQPESTDASQSSAGRNPPLGMRTSVSVIIALRRAVKRHRERRERQKRVFRMSLLIISTFLLCWTPITVLNTVILSVGPSNFTVRLRLGFLVMAYGTTIFHPLLYAFTRQKFQKVLKSKMKKRVVSVVEADPMPNNVVIHNSWIDPKRNKKVTFEETEVRQKCLSSEDVE, from the exons ATGGAGTCTATGCCATCTAGTCCAACACATCAGCACTTCGGTTTGCTAAACAAGCACCTAACGAGGACGGGGAACACAAGGGAGGG GAGAATGCATACCCCTCCTGTGCTGGGATTCCAGGCCATCATGAGCAACGTCACTGTCCTCGATAACATTGAACCCCTTGACTTCGAAATGGACCTGGAAACTCCTTACCCTGTCAGCTTTCAGGTGTCTCTTACGGGTTTCCTCATGTTGGAGATTGTGTTGGGTCTCAGTAGCAACCTGACTGTGCTGGCTCTCTACTGTATGAAGTCAAACCTGGTGAGCTCTGTCAGCAACATTGTAACCATGAACCTTCATGTTCTGGATGTGCTGGTGTGTGTGGGATGCATCCCACTTACGATAGTGGTGGTGCTTTTGCCACTGGAAGGCAACAATGCACTTATTTGCTGCTTTCATGAGGCTTGTGTGTCCTTTGCTAGTGTGGCCACTGCTGCCAATGTGCTGGCTATCACACTAGACCGCTATGATATCTCAGTTCGGCCTGCAAATCGAGTTCTGACAATGGGACGTGCAGTGGCCCTATTAGGGTCCATTTGGGCTTTATCATTCTTCAGCTTTCTGGTACCTTTCATAGAAGAGGGTTTTTTCAGCCAGGCTGGTAATGAAAGGAATCAGACAGAGGCCGAAGAGCCTTCAAACGAATACTACACAGAATTGGGACTGTACTATCACCTGCTGGCACAGATACCAATCTTCTTCTTCACTGCTGTGGTCATGCTGGTTACTTACTACAAGATTCTGCAGGCTCTGAATATCCGCATTGGCACACGCTTCCATTCGGCGCCCAAGAAGAAACCAAGAAAGAAAAAGACCATCTCTATGACGTCCACTCAACCAGAATCTACTGATGCATCGCAAAGCAGTGCAGGCAGAAATCCACCATTGGGTATGCGTACCTCTGTATCTGTGATCATAGCCCTCCGTAGGGCGGTCAAACGGCACAGGGAACGCCGTGAACGGCAAAAGAGGGTTTTTCGCATGTCGCTTCTTATCATCTCTACCTTTTTGCTTTGCTGGACACCCATAACCGTGCTCAACACGGTTATCCTGAGTGTAGGGCCAAGCAACTTCACCGTGCGTCTCAGACTGGGCTTCCTGGTCATGGCTTACGGAACCACCATTTTTCATCCGCTGCTGTATGCCTTTACTAGGCAGAAATTTCAGAAGGTTTTAAAGAGTAAAATGAAGAAGCGCGTTGTGTCAGTTGTTGAAGCTGACCCCATGCCCAACAATGTGGTCATTCACAACTCATGGATTGACCCAAAAAGGAACAAAAAGGTGACTTTTGAGGAGACAGAGGTCAGGCAAAAATGCCTCTCATCAGAGGATGTGGAATGA